The Pedosphaera parvula Ellin514 genome segment CTGTAAGGCAGCGCATAAACGCTTCCGATGTCATAGAACACCGCAAACCTTAACCGCGAGATGATTGGAATGCTGTATTCCGCCGAAGCCATCCAGTAGGTATCGCCACCAATGGGTTCAAATTGTTGGCCGTTTTGCGTAGCCTCTCGCGGACCGACTCCACGATAATCGTAGCCACGGAGAGAATATTGACCACCAAGGTAATAACGTTCAAAGAATGGCAAATCCTTCGAACCATACAAACGATCGGCCACTCCCGCGCGGCCCACGATTTCAAGCACATGATCCTTCGCGAACCCTTTGAAATACCAGGCGCTCTTCACTTCAGTTTTATAGAAATTGGCGTCTCCACCCAAAGGTCCGCCGACAACTTCCGCTGAAATTTCTGTTCTCTGGCCCTTGTTCGGCAAGGTCGTGCTGTTGCGAGTATCGTAGGCCAGCGAAACACCAAAGCGCGAAAGCAGCGTATTTCCACTGTCGTTAAAAATAGTGGCAGGAGCGTTTTCGTTGACATCAACAATGCCAACATTTTCAACCGTATAACTGATTCCTCCGATCAGAAAATCGCTTCCCAGAGCCCGGGTTAGCCCCAGCTTGGCTCCAGTATGGGTTTCGTTATAAAGATTATCCAGACTTTGGAAGTTATACACCGAGTGAAAGAGATCTATGCTCAGAGCCAGCTTACGATTCAGGAACCACGGCTCCACAAAGGAAATCAGATAGTCCTGGCGTTGTGTGCCAAGCTGCACGCGCAGGCGGAACTTCTGACCTCCACCAGTGAAGTAAGGCGGCTTGAAAAGATCGAAATTGGACTGGCTGATTTCGGCAAAGCCTAAAATGCTATCTACCGTGCTGAATCCTGCCCCAAAGGTAAACTGGCCGGTGGACTTCTCATCCACTCCGACAATCAGATTCTTATGATTCGGAATGACCGTTGGTTCCGGTTGCGTATCCACCTTTTCAAAATATTGCAAACCCTCCAAACGTTGTTTGCTTAACCGGACGCGCACCATGTCGAATGTGTCACCCGGCGAAACTGCCAATTCGCGGCGGATGACCTTGTCCTTGGTCTTTACGTTGCCTTTGATCTCGATCTTCTCGATGTATTGCTTTTCGCCGGAATCAATGTTGTACTCCAGATCCATTGTTCCGTTCTCAGTATTTGCGATCTTGTTTACCCGCAGGTTCGCCCCTTGCTTCACATCGATGTAACCTTTGGAACCGTAAAAATCCTCGATCGCATGAATATCATCCTGAAGGCCCTGAGGAGTGAAAGTCATGCCCACATCGGCCTGAAGACCATGCTCACCAATCTTGGTCTTCGCGTGCGATTGTTCGTGCTGCAACTTCAATCCCCGGAAAATATCATTCGTATTGAAGAGCAGATTCCCCTTAAATGTTACTGCACCCACTTTGTATAGATTGCCTTCGTAAATCACGAACTCGATCCGCATTGTCTTCGGCGTGGGATTGGTGATCCGAATATCT includes the following:
- the bamA gene encoding outer membrane protein assembly factor BamA, which gives rise to MNTFIRRGGFLLLLLLAYVPNSSAQSLFDKVAQIIITNVGPATVSEDLVRANIHVKVGDPYVRTSVDDDVKNLYATGYFFNIQVLDNFTDKGVVLTYILQGKLRLTGIKFEGNTKYSNSKLLKKVTSKIGDPLDERKLFTDSQEIQKMYQKSGYPRTTVKYVISNIDERAGRASVIFEIQESPKIKIVEVDFTGANAFSQKKLRRVIKTRRHWWLSWLTRSGIFKPDQFDEDQEKLKEFYQEKGYIDFEIKDIRITNPTPKTMRIEFVIYEGNLYKVGAVTFKGNLLFNTNDIFRGLKLQHEQSHAKTKIGEHGLQADVGMTFTPQGLQDDIHAIEDFYGSKGYIDVKQGANLRVNKIANTENGTMDLEYNIDSGEKQYIEKIEIKGNVKTKDKVIRRELAVSPGDTFDMVRVRLSKQRLEGLQYFEKVDTQPEPTVIPNHKNLIVGVDEKSTGQFTFGAGFSTVDSILGFAEISQSNFDLFKPPYFTGGGQKFRLRVQLGTQRQDYLISFVEPWFLNRKLALSIDLFHSVYNFQSLDNLYNETHTGAKLGLTRALGSDFLIGGISYTVENVGIVDVNENAPATIFNDSGNTLLSRFGVSLAYDTRNSTTLPNKGQRTEISAEVVGGPLGGDANFYKTEVKSAWYFKGFAKDHVLEIVGRAGVADRLYGSKDLPFFERYYLGGQYSLRGYDYRGVGPREATQNGQQFEPIGGDTYWMASAEYSIPIISRLRFAVFYDIGSVYALPYSFQTSQIHARGPVIPGAPTPLGAFQDYGVAGSTTAYSDNWGLGLRLDLPIGPLRLDYGIPIHHDIFNSNSGKFQFGVGFARPL